The segment GGGCGTGGCCGGGGACGCGGCGCCTTGCAGGCTGCCGTCGGGGGTGGCGGCCGAGGCCGAGCGAGGGTTGGAGGCGGGGCTGGCGCTCATGACAGAGTCCGGGGTTCGCACGGCGCTGAGGTCTCCGTCGGGGGCGGCGTGGGCCTCCAGGCTGTCGGAGAGCACGGCTTCTGTGACGGCGGGCGGCGAGGCGGCGTTCAGGAGGGGCTTGTGGGAGGCGTAGGTCATCACGGCCTCGGTGTCGCTGTCCAGGTGGAGGCCAGAGTGGGTGAACTCCACGCCAGAGTCACTCATTTCCAGAAAGCTGTCCGAGGGGAGCGTCTGGTAGCGGCCTGGTTTGGACACCTCCAGGCCCtgtgaggaagaagaagaagaagaaagtatTAAGAGGGGATAAAAACCAATACaaccaatatttatttttttattccattcaaaaataactttagaaTTCATACACGCAACACTAGCAAATCGATGCATTGTGAATGAAAAGGAGCAATCTTACAGTGTCTGACCCTTATCTTACAATAATTGTGCATCAGTTCTGTTACTTCatctttttttacagtatttccATCCATCTTGTCTCAGTTATCCATATTAgctgtaattacattttacagtattcaaaaaatattatgtagcataattcaaactcaactcatAGTTCTTTacacataaacaaaagaaaacatgtaaaacacaaaaatatttccTCTTCAAGGAACATTATATAGAAAAGAATCAAATGCTAAAATGCTAAATTTCtcttaataatataatattattattattgatcatCAACTTGGTCACAAACCATTTAATTATTccataatttcatatttactcaatacacttaatttaatttattatttttttaaatactttaagtggccttgtttctttaatttctttgttgATATTATTCCATAATTGTACACCTTTCCCTGTAACGCTACGTTCTTTTACTGTGTTTCTAAATCtcgtttttttaaagatataaaattATCATCCATAACAATTTGTTCCCTCAAATTAAAAGTAATACCAGGGTTAACCACCATCCTATCATGTGAGAAAAAGCAGTAAATCAATGCTTGGTTCAGTGAAATTACAGGTTTACACAAACTCACACCTCCAGGGTCGATATCTTCATGAAAAACTAgagtggaggggaaaaaaaggaaaaaaatggagaaaaagagagaaaagaaaaaaaaggaaaaaaagggagaaaaaaagaaaaaaagggaaaaaagaaaaaagggaaaaagggggaaaatggagaaaaaagaaaagagaaaaaaggggaaaaaaagggagaaaagggaaaaaaagaaagaaaaaaaagaaaaaaaaccagaGTGTAGGGAGaaataaaggattaaaaaaaactaaatttacacAAATGTGTTGTTTCTTCTTTGACTGCTGGaatcatattatattatattcagAATATATATTCAGAatctgaaaaaaagttaaataagaaAATTGTTCTCTTTCATTTCATTCGGGAATCTCACAAAATCTTCAaacaagtttagttttttttttcagacatagaaggaaagaaaatgtgtcttttCTATTCAgggtatgtaaacatctggacTTCTGGACAGGTCAAACTTAGTCATgtaaatcaaacagaaaaacagtttaGTGAAGAAAATCTCATATtaaatcagcataaaaatgtttt is part of the Fundulus heteroclitus isolate FHET01 chromosome 13, MU-UCD_Fhet_4.1, whole genome shotgun sequence genome and harbors:
- the LOC118565388 gene encoding uncharacterized protein LOC118565388, coding for MDVSDFKANGVACLLLSPPQTLRSFKRRLFSVVHDAYIRFTEESLAQSVCDQPSEATEVTIKGLEVSKPGRYQTLPSDSFLEMSDSGVEFTHSGLHLDSDTEAVMTYASHKPLLNAASPPAVTEAVLSDSLEAHAAPDGDLSAVRTPDSVMSASPASNPRSASAATPDGSLQGAASPATPSRGSAETDPAQTEAEGEEAAQKE